A region from the Desulfitobacterium dehalogenans ATCC 51507 genome encodes:
- the infC gene encoding translation initiation factor IF-3, translating to MCDFFWRWFVISKDLRINDEIRAREVRLVGEEGEQLGIVQLRDAQRIAAEKSLDLVEIAPTAKPPVCKIMDYGKYKYEQAKRDKEARKKQKTMEIKEVKLRPNIEDHDFETKARNAQRFLNDGDKVKVTIMFRGREVTHPELGRTLCLRLAEFCKAEANIERDPKLEGRNMIMILAPVKHD from the coding sequence TTGTGTGATTTTTTTTGGAGGTGGTTCGTTATTAGTAAGGATTTACGGATTAACGACGAAATCCGGGCCCGGGAAGTTCGTCTTGTCGGGGAAGAGGGAGAGCAATTGGGGATTGTCCAACTTAGAGATGCTCAACGTATTGCTGCTGAGAAATCTCTGGACTTAGTGGAAATTGCACCAACTGCTAAGCCGCCTGTTTGTAAGATCATGGATTATGGTAAGTACAAGTATGAGCAGGCCAAGCGGGATAAAGAAGCCCGTAAAAAACAGAAGACCATGGAAATCAAAGAAGTGAAGCTTCGTCCCAATATTGAGGACCATGACTTCGAAACCAAAGCACGCAATGCCCAACGCTTTTTAAATGATGGGGATAAGGTTAAGGTAACGATTATGTTCCGTGGTCGGGAGGTTACCCATCCGGAACTTGGGAGAACTTTATGCCTGCGTCTGGCTGAGTTTTGTAAAGCTGAGGCTAATATAGAGCGTGATCCTAAGCTTGAAGGACGCAATATGATTATGATTTTAGCGCCTGTGAAACACGACTAA
- the rpmI gene encoding 50S ribosomal protein L35: protein MPKMKTHRGAAKRFKKTGTGKIVRHHAFTSHILEKKSPKRKRNLRKATLMHKTDAKRIARLVAYL from the coding sequence ATGCCAAAAATGAAAACCCACCGCGGAGCTGCGAAACGTTTTAAGAAAACAGGTACTGGTAAAATTGTTCGCCATCATGCTTTTACAAGCCATATCCTGGAGAAGAAGTCTCCAAAACGTAAACGGAATCTGCGCAAAGCTACCCTTATGCACAAAACCGATGCCAAACGTATTGCCCGCTTAGTTGCTTATCTATAA
- the rplT gene encoding 50S ribosomal protein L20 produces MARIKRGVTKHQRHKKVLKLAKGFRGAKSKLYRPANEQVMKSLAYAYAHRRDKKGDFRKLWIARINAAARLNGLSYSRMMNGLKKAGVSINRKMLADLAINDAAAFTELVNVAKAQMSAK; encoded by the coding sequence ATGGCCCGTATTAAAAGAGGGGTAACGAAGCATCAACGTCATAAAAAAGTATTAAAGCTTGCAAAAGGGTTCCGTGGAGCAAAGAGCAAACTCTACCGTCCGGCTAATGAGCAGGTCATGAAATCCTTAGCCTATGCCTATGCTCACCGTAGAGACAAAAAAGGCGATTTCCGTAAATTGTGGATCGCTCGTATCAATGCAGCTGCCCGTCTGAACGGATTAAGCTACAGCCGTATGATGAACGGCCTGAAAAAAGCCGGAGTATCCATCAACCGCAAAATGTTGGCTGATCTGGCTATCAATGATGCAGCAGCTTTCACTGAATTAGTCAATGTTGCTAAAGCTCAAATGAGTGCGAAGTAA
- a CDS encoding TrmH family RNA methyltransferase, which produces MLTSLQNEQVKYVVNLHKRKFREETGEFLIEGWRFVEEGIYRGAHLTKVFVCPERKSESWPQLAKALKDNEVPIIEVDERVLRKMSDTESPQGILAVVKRPQWTWDDLLGMNHGPGDKIPMLLILDGVQDPGNCGTILRTALAAGVTQVCLTEGTVDVYNLKALRSTMGAIFSLKILTHCQPEEILKVCQSQGIPVFVGDIEGTDLYKTHFVQPMALVVGNEGNGPSAAFRGSWVKRITIPMSHQVESLNVAMATGIIIYEIRRRITSTT; this is translated from the coding sequence ATGCTGACCTCCTTACAGAATGAACAAGTTAAATATGTGGTGAATCTCCATAAGCGGAAATTCCGTGAGGAGACCGGCGAATTCCTGATCGAAGGCTGGCGCTTTGTGGAAGAGGGCATTTATCGGGGGGCTCACTTAACAAAGGTTTTTGTCTGCCCTGAGCGGAAAAGTGAATCATGGCCACAACTTGCAAAGGCTCTAAAAGATAATGAGGTACCGATTATCGAAGTGGATGAGCGGGTGCTTCGAAAAATGAGCGATACGGAAAGCCCTCAAGGGATTCTTGCTGTTGTCAAACGGCCCCAATGGACCTGGGACGATCTTTTAGGAATGAACCATGGCCCAGGGGACAAGATCCCCATGCTTTTGATCCTTGATGGGGTTCAGGATCCCGGCAACTGTGGGACCATACTGCGGACGGCATTGGCTGCAGGGGTAACACAAGTCTGCCTGACGGAAGGGACCGTGGATGTATACAATCTTAAGGCTCTAAGGAGTACTATGGGAGCGATTTTTTCCCTGAAGATCCTCACTCATTGCCAACCGGAAGAGATTCTTAAGGTCTGTCAAAGTCAAGGAATTCCTGTTTTTGTCGGGGATATTGAGGGAACGGATCTGTATAAGACTCATTTCGTTCAACCTATGGCTTTGGTTGTGGGAAATGAGGGAAACGGGCCTTCTGCGGCTTTCCGGGGCTCCTGGGTGAAGCGGATTACTATCCCTATGAGCCATCAGGTGGAATCTCTTAATGTAGCTATGGCGACAGGAATCATTATCTATGAAATAAGGCGCAGAATAACCTCAACAACTTGA
- the pheS gene encoding phenylalanine--tRNA ligase subunit alpha, with protein sequence MQQEVHRIQEETLAELQKVSTLEGLQELKVKVLGKKGSLTAQLRKMGGLSPEERPIFGQVVNETRDVLEAAWARREEELSKAAMIKQLEEEKLDISLPGVGLPRGHQHPLTKVIEEIEEIFLGMGFQIAEGPEIESDYYNFEALNLPKDHPAREMQDSFYITEEILLRTQTSPVQVRTMEKQRPQLPVKIICPGKVYRNDDDATHSPMFHQVEGLMVDRGIRMSDLKGILLSFSRMMFGESREIRLRPSFFPFTEPSAEVDVSCMLCGGSGCRICKGTGWIEILGSGMVHPRVLEMGGYNSKELTGFAFGMGVERIAMLKYGIEDMRLLFDNDLRFLQQF encoded by the coding sequence TTGCAACAGGAAGTTCATCGTATTCAAGAAGAAACACTGGCAGAGCTTCAGAAGGTCTCGACTTTGGAAGGGCTGCAGGAACTGAAGGTTAAAGTTCTCGGCAAAAAGGGCTCTCTTACCGCTCAATTGCGGAAGATGGGTGGCTTAAGCCCGGAAGAGCGGCCAATTTTTGGTCAGGTAGTCAATGAGACCCGGGATGTCTTGGAAGCTGCCTGGGCCCGTCGTGAGGAAGAGTTGTCCAAAGCGGCGATGATTAAACAACTGGAAGAGGAAAAACTGGATATCAGTCTGCCCGGAGTAGGCCTTCCTCGGGGTCATCAGCATCCTTTGACAAAGGTCATCGAAGAGATCGAAGAAATTTTCTTGGGGATGGGCTTCCAGATTGCTGAAGGTCCGGAGATTGAGAGTGATTATTATAATTTCGAGGCATTGAATCTTCCTAAGGATCATCCTGCCCGGGAAATGCAGGATTCCTTCTATATAACGGAAGAGATCCTTTTACGGACTCAGACTTCACCGGTTCAGGTACGAACTATGGAGAAGCAGCGGCCTCAACTTCCAGTGAAGATTATCTGCCCGGGTAAAGTCTATCGGAATGATGATGATGCCACCCACTCCCCTATGTTCCATCAAGTAGAAGGGTTGATGGTGGATCGGGGCATTCGCATGTCGGACCTGAAAGGAATTCTCTTAAGCTTTTCAAGAATGATGTTTGGGGAGTCCCGGGAGATTCGTTTGCGCCCCAGCTTCTTCCCCTTCACCGAACCCAGCGCTGAGGTGGATGTATCCTGCATGCTTTGTGGCGGGTCTGGCTGCCGAATCTGTAAAGGCACCGGTTGGATTGAGATTCTGGGCTCCGGTATGGTTCATCCCAGAGTTCTGGAAATGGGCGGCTATAACTCCAAAGAATTAACAGGCTTTGCTTTTGGTATGGGTGTAGAACGGATCGCCATGCTGAAGTATGGCATTGAAGATATGCGGCTTTTATTCGATAACGACTTGCGCTTTTTGCAGCAGTTTTAA
- the pheT gene encoding phenylalanine--tRNA ligase subunit beta, whose product MKVSLEWLRDYVDIDQTAEDLAEILTRGGIEVGGVELLHQGLDAVVVGEIARMERHPNADKLWICEVNLGDRSTTIVTGAQNLLVKDRIPVALPGTTLPNGVHIEVSKLRGVESSGMLCSTEELHLDSEMGDPRSEGGILILGKDAPLGVTLDTVLGEGDCVLDLELYPNRPDCLGMVNVAREVASLTGGALHLPTWAEGTKGPDYPVDPNARIVLDDPELCRRYAGLVVEDVKIEPSPEWMQKRLKAAGVRPISNIVDITNYIMLEMGQPLHAFDRDAIAGAVHVRRAQAGEKLVTLDDLERELDPEMLLIADDEKALGLAGVMGGLNSEITDSTKNIFVESAHFSSVSIRRTSRRLGLRSEASNRFEKGVNPHGVAATLGRVAELVIQLGAGKPVGFIEQAGQLSEHVAVSLTVEKTNALLGTTLTEEEITEVLKRLRFPYEEKDGGYEVQIPAYRSDITIEEDLIEEVARLTGYDRIPTTLPQGDQTQGRRTPEQEFKRTLRHLLVRLGLNEVMTYSFTRPDADRQFGDMEQAIPLLNPLREELSVMRTALLPSIMEIAARNISRRNLDIRLFEMGSIYKSKERPLVKLPHEELHLAGVIWGKSSRHWLTPVTEYDFYTVKGILEEVAREFGLEFEYRLPNNQELTHPGRSADIYLNGEKIGLMGEIHPALGKEWELERALIFELAMVPLIEAGNRTIRAFSIPKFPAMQRDLAVVVSQEVSAQDVMKRIKELGGELLVQVNIFDVYTGKPIPEDRKSLAFALKYQALDRTLKDEEVNALNQQVLEGIEKEFGAAWRK is encoded by the coding sequence ATGAAGGTCAGTTTGGAATGGTTACGAGACTATGTGGATATCGATCAGACTGCTGAGGATTTAGCAGAGATCTTAACCCGAGGGGGGATCGAGGTCGGTGGCGTCGAGCTTCTGCATCAAGGTCTGGATGCAGTCGTGGTCGGTGAGATTGCCCGTATGGAGCGTCATCCTAATGCGGATAAGCTGTGGATCTGCGAAGTGAATCTGGGAGACAGGTCCACGACCATCGTCACAGGAGCCCAGAATTTATTGGTCAAGGATCGGATTCCGGTGGCTTTACCGGGAACCACGCTCCCCAATGGGGTTCATATCGAAGTCTCTAAGCTGCGGGGAGTGGAATCTTCGGGAATGCTCTGCTCCACTGAGGAGCTTCATTTGGACTCAGAGATGGGAGACCCACGCAGTGAAGGCGGCATTCTCATCTTAGGGAAAGATGCTCCCTTGGGAGTAACTTTGGATACCGTTCTCGGTGAAGGAGATTGCGTCTTGGATCTGGAGCTCTATCCCAACCGCCCCGATTGCCTGGGTATGGTGAATGTGGCGCGAGAAGTGGCCTCTTTGACAGGGGGAGCTCTTCACCTGCCGACATGGGCGGAGGGGACAAAAGGCCCGGATTATCCGGTGGATCCCAATGCCAGGATTGTCCTGGATGATCCGGAGCTGTGCCGTCGTTATGCCGGCTTAGTCGTAGAGGATGTCAAGATTGAGCCTTCTCCGGAGTGGATGCAGAAACGTCTTAAGGCAGCGGGAGTGCGCCCTATCAGCAATATAGTGGATATTACCAACTATATTATGCTGGAGATGGGGCAGCCCCTGCATGCCTTTGATCGGGATGCTATCGCCGGTGCTGTCCATGTTCGTCGGGCTCAGGCCGGTGAGAAACTGGTAACCCTCGATGATCTGGAGCGGGAGCTTGATCCGGAAATGCTGCTCATAGCAGATGATGAAAAGGCCCTTGGTTTGGCGGGGGTCATGGGTGGTTTAAATAGTGAAATTACCGACTCCACCAAAAATATCTTCGTAGAATCCGCTCATTTTTCCAGTGTAAGCATTCGCCGTACCAGCCGTCGTTTGGGACTGCGCTCAGAGGCGTCCAATCGCTTTGAAAAAGGGGTCAATCCTCATGGTGTAGCGGCAACCCTAGGCCGTGTGGCTGAGCTGGTTATCCAACTGGGAGCCGGAAAACCGGTAGGGTTTATCGAACAAGCAGGGCAGCTCTCAGAGCATGTGGCGGTTTCCCTTACTGTAGAAAAGACCAATGCCCTCCTGGGAACTACTCTCACTGAGGAAGAGATTACTGAGGTTCTCAAGCGATTGCGTTTTCCTTATGAAGAAAAAGATGGGGGATATGAAGTTCAGATTCCTGCCTATCGTTCCGATATTACCATTGAAGAAGATTTGATCGAAGAAGTAGCCCGCTTGACAGGCTACGATCGCATTCCCACTACCTTGCCTCAAGGGGATCAAACCCAGGGACGGAGAACTCCTGAGCAGGAGTTTAAGCGTACTTTGCGCCATCTCCTGGTTCGTTTGGGTTTGAATGAGGTTATGACTTATTCCTTCACTCGCCCGGATGCTGATCGGCAATTTGGGGATATGGAGCAGGCTATTCCTTTGCTGAATCCCCTGCGGGAAGAGTTAAGTGTGATGAGGACCGCTTTACTTCCCAGTATTATGGAGATCGCGGCACGGAATATCTCCCGCAGGAACCTGGATATTCGTCTCTTCGAGATGGGCAGTATTTATAAGAGCAAGGAGCGCCCTCTGGTTAAGCTTCCTCATGAGGAGCTGCATTTGGCTGGGGTTATCTGGGGCAAATCCTCCCGTCATTGGCTAACCCCGGTAACGGAGTATGATTTCTATACAGTGAAAGGGATCCTGGAGGAAGTGGCTCGTGAGTTTGGGCTGGAGTTCGAGTATCGGCTGCCTAATAATCAGGAACTTACTCACCCGGGACGTTCCGCAGATATCTACCTCAACGGGGAGAAGATCGGCTTGATGGGCGAGATTCATCCCGCTTTAGGCAAAGAGTGGGAGCTGGAAAGGGCCTTGATTTTTGAACTGGCCATGGTTCCCCTGATAGAGGCCGGCAATCGGACCATTCGCGCCTTCTCCATTCCTAAATTCCCGGCCATGCAGAGAGATCTGGCTGTGGTAGTTTCTCAGGAGGTCTCCGCCCAAGATGTTATGAAACGGATCAAAGAGCTGGGAGGGGAACTTTTGGTCCAGGTGAATATTTTCGATGTCTATACCGGGAAACCCATTCCCGAAGATCGTAAGAGCCTTGCCTTTGCGCTGAAGTATCAAGCCTTGGATCGAACCCTGAAGGACGAAGAGGTCAATGCCTTAAACCAGCAAGTTCTTGAAGGAATCGAAAAGGAATTTGGAGCTGCCTGGAGAAAATAG
- a CDS encoding cell division protein ZapA, with the protein MAEENEKVIVEIFGEKHVIRGQESPEHILKVAREVDKKMRLIAQRTPRLAIHQIAILAALNLADELEKIREEQETLMQLIEAQEE; encoded by the coding sequence ATGGCTGAAGAAAATGAAAAAGTCATTGTGGAGATATTTGGGGAAAAACATGTGATTCGCGGACAGGAAAGCCCAGAGCACATTCTGAAGGTTGCCCGTGAAGTGGATAAAAAGATGCGTCTCATTGCCCAACGGACACCACGTCTAGCCATTCATCAAATCGCTATCCTGGCCGCTCTGAATCTGGCTGACGAGTTAGAAAAAATCAGGGAAGAACAAGAAACCCTCATGCAGCTCATTGAAGCTCAAGAAGAATAG
- a CDS encoding PIG-L deacetylase family protein: MESGKRMLLLGAYSMEVVECGGALCKNADAGGISHAAILFASAKMQEDLKKSAAILGTSVEFLNMDAGKISASYEEKLALIKIIRTFQPDIIITQDPEHCVSDLDPGRRPFMTLVLEAIALAGRAYALDELPGLKPARSATLYYMTPEHPNCVVDILPVWEKKCAAMDALEAQLLYFGEKEEETPEQLRQRKMAVPNWEDIESPLERGMLWKREMDKAFYMYPASTGHCRALYAEPYRRDGHFVLDNLLI; this comes from the coding sequence ATGGAATCAGGAAAAAGAATGCTCTTGCTAGGTGCTTATAGCATGGAAGTTGTTGAGTGTGGGGGGGCACTATGCAAAAATGCCGATGCGGGCGGTATTTCCCATGCAGCAATTCTCTTTGCCAGTGCAAAGATGCAAGAGGACTTAAAAAAATCAGCGGCAATCCTCGGAACTTCTGTAGAGTTTTTGAATATGGATGCAGGAAAGATCTCGGCTTCCTATGAAGAGAAGCTTGCCCTCATCAAAATCATCCGCACTTTCCAACCGGACATTATTATTACCCAAGATCCAGAGCATTGCGTGAGTGACCTTGATCCTGGAAGAAGGCCATTCATGACCCTTGTTCTGGAAGCCATTGCCCTTGCCGGCAGAGCATATGCTCTGGATGAGCTGCCTGGCCTTAAGCCCGCCCGCAGTGCGACACTTTACTATATGACTCCTGAGCACCCTAATTGTGTGGTCGATATCCTGCCTGTATGGGAGAAAAAATGTGCGGCTATGGATGCCCTTGAAGCCCAGCTTCTTTATTTTGGCGAAAAAGAAGAGGAAACCCCTGAACAGCTAAGACAGCGGAAAATGGCGGTCCCTAATTGGGAGGATATTGAGTCCCCCTTGGAGCGGGGAATGCTCTGGAAGCGCGAGATGGACAAGGCATTTTATATGTATCCTGCTTCAACAGGCCATTGCCGAGCACTTTATGCTGAACCGTACAGACGAGATGGACATTTTGTACTTGATAACTTGCTTATTTAA
- a CDS encoding ABC transporter substrate-binding protein, protein MKKIISLALACIMVLSLAACSAEKVNSADPKSRANNETAEILTIAISKDENSLSPFTYLSSTGLIVNRLVYDTLFTTDLDNEIIPWMVEDDYRVENDFSTYTFTLLKGQKFHDGTVVTSEDVVFSFTYPGTQKSSSLRKICNKIKDIKAVDERTVTINLKSSDINFLRSGLSAMRIISKNQYENAADATLISETIGSGMYKLSEYKVGEYYKLEAVADYFRGTPKVKAINMPIIGDNTAIQQGLLSGQLAAATSNIGVEMVETFNKAQGIEVFSSAGFAPLIMNINNSRAPMDAKEFRTALTYAIDVNGIMKTLYGEYATVGTKGLIRPDLPYSVTGLEYSYSPGKANEILDGAGFDKKNANGIRLTPDGQACSFEILVYSGNTTRIRTAEMIAEQLKAVGIEMKIKVMEMDTVDAFVWPDFDVTKGRDYDFAMWGWGTSIGTNLDFLVSLFSGDLGIGTSNVCGYTNSEFDQIIASEFSTAKTTEELYSALRKLQNVIAEDPGMVNFGYDDGLQACNTTQYSGWKAGKGTNVINIHSFLGK, encoded by the coding sequence ATGAAAAAGATAATAAGCCTTGCACTCGCATGTATAATGGTCCTTTCATTGGCTGCTTGCTCTGCAGAGAAGGTCAATTCAGCGGATCCCAAGAGTCGGGCAAATAATGAAACAGCCGAAATACTAACCATTGCCATTTCTAAAGATGAAAATAGTCTATCACCCTTTACCTATCTGAGTTCAACCGGACTGATTGTCAATCGTTTAGTTTATGATACACTGTTTACAACGGATCTTGATAATGAGATTATCCCTTGGATGGTGGAAGATGATTACAGGGTTGAGAATGATTTTTCGACGTATACCTTCACACTCCTTAAAGGGCAAAAGTTTCATGATGGAACAGTTGTTACCTCGGAAGATGTCGTATTTTCTTTTACATACCCAGGTACTCAGAAAAGCTCAAGCTTACGTAAAATATGCAATAAAATTAAAGATATCAAAGCTGTTGATGAAAGAACCGTTACCATCAATCTAAAGTCCTCAGATATAAATTTCCTCAGAAGTGGGTTGAGCGCCATGCGCATCATCTCCAAAAATCAATATGAGAACGCGGCTGATGCCACGTTGATATCGGAAACAATTGGCAGCGGAATGTACAAGCTAAGTGAGTACAAGGTTGGGGAATATTATAAGCTTGAAGCTGTTGCAGACTATTTTAGAGGGACTCCCAAAGTAAAGGCAATCAATATGCCGATTATAGGAGACAACACAGCCATACAGCAAGGCCTTCTATCAGGTCAGCTGGCTGCCGCAACATCGAATATTGGCGTTGAAATGGTTGAGACATTTAATAAGGCGCAAGGGATTGAAGTTTTCTCAAGCGCCGGTTTTGCACCTTTAATTATGAATATCAATAATAGCAGAGCACCTATGGATGCAAAGGAATTCCGTACAGCCCTTACCTATGCTATTGATGTCAATGGCATCATGAAAACCCTTTATGGCGAATATGCCACAGTGGGAACAAAGGGTTTGATCCGACCGGATTTGCCCTATTCTGTTACAGGCCTTGAGTACTCTTATAGCCCGGGAAAAGCAAACGAAATCTTAGATGGAGCGGGTTTTGATAAGAAAAATGCCAATGGAATCCGTCTCACACCCGATGGTCAAGCCTGCTCATTTGAAATACTGGTGTACTCCGGGAACACCACACGTATTCGTACCGCTGAAATGATCGCTGAACAGCTTAAAGCGGTGGGAATAGAAATGAAGATCAAAGTGATGGAAATGGATACTGTCGATGCCTTTGTATGGCCGGATTTTGATGTAACGAAAGGAAGAGATTATGACTTTGCAATGTGGGGTTGGGGTACAAGCATCGGCACAAACCTCGACTTCCTCGTGTCCTTATTCTCTGGTGATTTAGGCATCGGAACATCCAATGTATGTGGTTATACAAACTCAGAGTTTGACCAAATTATCGCTTCCGAATTCAGTACGGCCAAAACAACGGAGGAATTATATAGTGCTCTTCGTAAACTTCAGAACGTTATAGCAGAAGACCCCGGTATGGTAAATTTTGGTTATGATGATGGCCTTCAGGCTTGCAATACCACCCAATACTCGGGTTGGAAAGCTGGAAAAGGCACCAATGTCATAAACATTCACTCCTTTTTAGGGAAATAG
- a CDS encoding ABC transporter permease: MKKQLAHYTIILIIIIIANFFIPRLLPGSPVKTLMGESVAEMTAEEKMGILDAYHLNAPLYEQFGYYISDLVTGDWGISFSKRLPINQIIKPAILWTLLLSSVTLFFSVLIGSFLGALSALRRKKNRDLSIVLGTVLISSIPPFWIAILLLAVFGARLGWFPTYGAYSMWSDLQGWPYILDLLKHLTLPATALVITSLMPYFSTTRYSVLKTISEDYVKMAKFRGIPPMQINLGYIMRNTLIPVFTVLMMDVGYLLSGSVLVETVFSYPGLGVLMRDAVAARDYPLIQYTFLFSSLLTVAALFVADLLYHKIDPTLEVADEK; the protein is encoded by the coding sequence TTGAAGAAGCAATTAGCCCACTACACCATTATTCTTATTATCATCATTATTGCTAACTTTTTCATTCCCCGCCTTTTGCCGGGTTCTCCGGTCAAAACCCTGATGGGAGAAAGTGTGGCCGAGATGACAGCTGAGGAGAAAATGGGTATTCTTGATGCCTATCATTTAAATGCCCCTCTTTATGAACAGTTTGGATATTACATTTCCGATCTTGTGACAGGAGACTGGGGTATTTCCTTCTCCAAACGCTTGCCCATAAACCAAATCATAAAACCGGCGATATTATGGACGTTACTCTTATCGTCGGTCACTTTGTTTTTTTCAGTATTAATCGGGTCTTTTCTCGGAGCCCTTTCCGCTTTGCGGCGGAAAAAGAATCGCGATCTTTCTATTGTTCTAGGAACTGTCCTGATCAGCTCCATTCCACCTTTTTGGATAGCCATCCTATTATTGGCCGTATTCGGTGCGAGATTAGGATGGTTTCCAACCTATGGTGCCTATTCGATGTGGAGTGATCTCCAGGGATGGCCATATATTCTGGATTTATTAAAGCATCTTACCTTACCGGCAACGGCCTTAGTCATTACATCACTTATGCCTTACTTCTCAACGACTCGATATAGTGTCCTAAAAACTATCAGTGAAGACTATGTTAAGATGGCAAAGTTTAGGGGAATACCCCCCATGCAGATTAATCTAGGCTATATTATGAGAAACACCTTGATCCCTGTATTTACTGTGTTGATGATGGATGTGGGTTATCTTTTAAGTGGCTCGGTATTGGTCGAAACCGTGTTCTCTTACCCCGGTTTGGGTGTGCTGATGCGGGATGCTGTTGCTGCTCGAGATTACCCGCTGATTCAATATACTTTTTTATTTTCTTCTCTTTTAACGGTTGCGGCGTTATTTGTGGCCGATCTTTTGTACCACAAAATTGATCCGACTTTAGAGGTAGCTGATGAAAAGTAA
- a CDS encoding ABC transporter permease yields MKSKMIGIIGVFLLSFLILIGVFAEQIAPYSPYQQVGANFQKPSSAHILGTNDIGQDIFSELIYGTRNSLLVGALSASVAMMIAVLVGVISGWYGGAADRLLMKITTFFLTIPFLPAVIILAAFTKGSLWSMSIILGFMSWPGVARVLRSATMEIKGSSYIKIIQGMGAGDVYVLTHHVLRELVPLILYRAVTRVKSGILSEASMSFLGLGNPVAKSWGSIIYYAQAKNALLTGAWVWWIIPPGLCICLVSMSLMMITYSLEAKSDVRVESGL; encoded by the coding sequence ATGAAAAGTAAGATGATTGGCATAATAGGTGTTTTTTTACTTTCATTCTTAATACTAATTGGCGTATTCGCTGAGCAGATCGCACCTTATTCACCTTATCAACAGGTGGGAGCAAATTTTCAAAAACCAAGTTCAGCCCACATTCTTGGCACGAATGACATCGGTCAGGATATTTTCAGCGAGCTCATCTATGGTACACGCAATTCGTTACTCGTTGGTGCTCTTTCAGCCAGCGTCGCTATGATGATAGCTGTTTTAGTAGGGGTTATTTCGGGATGGTATGGAGGAGCCGCTGATCGTCTTTTAATGAAAATCACGACCTTCTTTTTGACAATTCCTTTTTTACCGGCGGTCATTATATTAGCTGCTTTCACAAAAGGCAGTCTTTGGAGTATGTCCATCATTTTAGGCTTTATGTCTTGGCCCGGAGTGGCCCGTGTTTTGCGATCGGCAACTATGGAGATTAAAGGTAGCTCTTATATTAAAATTATTCAGGGCATGGGTGCCGGCGATGTTTATGTATTAACTCATCATGTTTTGCGCGAGCTTGTACCTTTAATTCTCTATCGGGCAGTCACTCGTGTAAAATCCGGTATTCTATCTGAAGCATCCATGAGTTTCCTTGGCCTTGGCAATCCCGTTGCGAAAAGTTGGGGATCAATCATTTACTATGCGCAAGCCAAGAATGCACTATTAACAGGCGCTTGGGTTTGGTGGATTATTCCTCCAGGTCTTTGCATTTGCCTGGTCAGTATGAGTCTTATGATGATTACTTACAGTCTGGAAGCTAAGAGCGATGTACGAGTGGAGAGTGGGTTATGA
- a CDS encoding ABC transporter ATP-binding protein: protein MSKAILQIKSLSIRYDNHVDPIIKDLSFDLYESEILCLRGRSGSGKSTIVAAIMGMLPDYHAQSRGEISYQGKNLLTSTEAELRAIRWKEIALVPQSSMNSFNPVYTIRRSLREMIILQDPTVSKKEMEKREEYLMELVYLDKQVLSCYPHEMSGGMKQRAAIALAMVYTPRILILDEATTGLDTKVQADVLGTILRMKREMNMTLLFISHDAELGNTISDRKVELK from the coding sequence ATGAGCAAAGCAATCTTGCAAATAAAATCTCTTTCGATTCGCTACGATAATCATGTTGACCCGATTATTAAGGATTTGAGTTTTGATCTCTATGAATCAGAAATTCTCTGCCTTCGCGGGCGTTCAGGTTCGGGTAAAAGCACTATTGTGGCCGCTATCATGGGCATGCTGCCCGATTATCACGCTCAGTCAAGGGGAGAAATAAGCTATCAAGGAAAAAATCTGCTTACTAGTACAGAAGCAGAGCTTCGGGCAATCCGCTGGAAAGAGATTGCCCTTGTGCCCCAATCTTCCATGAACTCCTTCAACCCTGTTTATACCATTCGCAGATCGCTCCGGGAAATGATAATCCTCCAAGATCCCACTGTCTCAAAAAAGGAAATGGAGAAACGCGAAGAGTATCTTATGGAGCTGGTGTACCTTGATAAACAGGTACTTAGCTGCTATCCCCACGAGATGAGCGGTGGAATGAAACAAAGAGCTGCCATTGCCCTGGCTATGGTCTATACGCCCCGAATTCTCATTCTTGATGAAGCCACCACCGGACTGGACACTAAGGTTCAAGCTGATGTCCTGGGAACTATTCTTCGCATGAAACGGGAAATGAATATGACATTATTATTTATCAGTCATGATGCAGAACTAGGCAACACTATTTCTGATCGAAAGGTGGAGCTGAAATGA